A genomic region of Mugil cephalus isolate CIBA_MC_2020 chromosome 5, CIBA_Mcephalus_1.1, whole genome shotgun sequence contains the following coding sequences:
- the LOC125008085 gene encoding protocadherin beta-8-like, whose translation MTPLVGPVLFFSVVCLSSVFGQITYSIPEEMAKGSLVGNVAQDLGIDVKRLKSGKARVYSGEGREYIELNKERGVLVIKERIDREALCGQTTPCALEFQVILENPMQFYSITVEITDINDNTPGFKSSEMKFDVSEIAQIGSKFVLEKAVDDDVGINGLQSYSLSSSDAFTLNPYRIGSSRNVEMVLKKALDREKQNRVSLVLTALDGGTPQLSGTIQIVVTVLDANDNSPVCSQTEYKANVKENSLKGAVLTTVSASDADEGSHGRIRYSISNAPKGALELFEIDEKDGVFKLVGKLDYEKFRHYDIDVQASDEGGNADVCKVVIEVLDTNDNPPAINIMSTSSSIFEDVKPGTVLTMMNVQDPDSNENGKVHCIIDDHVHFKIRPTSNNVFTLVTEGELDRESASEYNITVTCSDEGVPSLSSSVTLTLQISDVNDNAPVFERSSYEAYIVENNTPGLSIFTVKARDADWNQNARVSYILEDSSVNGVPVSSYVSVSADSGVIHAVRSFDYEQIKDFKFHVKAQDGGSLPLSSNVTVKIMIQDQNDNPPQVLYPVQTGGSLVAEMVPRSADVGYLVTKVVAVDVDSGQNAWLSYKLQKASDRALFEVGLQNGEIRTIRQVTDKDAVKQRLTVIVEDNGQPSRSATVILNVAVADSFPEVLSEFTDFPHDKEYNNNLTFYLVLALAVVSFLFITCLVVIISVKIYRWRQSRILYHSNLPVIPYYPPRYSDTLGTGTLQHVYNYEVCRTTDSRKSDCKFGRAGSQNVLIMDPSSTGTMQRIQNEKSILDEPDSPLEVKAYPHFVYLTVKVFTTVEQECYREKNAMSMFTFYSFL comes from the coding sequence ATGACACCGCTAGTAGGtcctgtgttatttttttcagttgtttgtcTTAGCTCCGTTTTTGGCCAGATCACCTACTCGATTCCCGAGGAAATGGCGAAAGGGTCGTTGGTGGGTAACGTAGCACAAGATTTAGGTATAGATGTGAAACGGCTCAAATCAGGCAAAGCTCGTGTATATTCAGGAGAAGGCAGAGAATACATCGAGCTGAATAAAGAAAGAGGAGTCCTTGTTATCAAAGAGCGGATAGACAGAGAAGCGCTCTGCGGACAGACGACGCCCTGCGCTCTTGAATTTCAAGTCATTTTGGAGAATCCTATGCAATTTTACAGCATCACGGTCGAGATCACTGACATTAATGACAACACTCCTGGTTTTAAAAGCAGTGAAATGAAATTTGATGTAAGCGAGATTGCTCAAATTGGGTCAAaatttgttttagaaaaagcTGTTGACGACGATGTGGGCATCAATGGACTGCAGAGCTATTCTCTGAGTTCAAGTGATGCATTCACTTTGAATCCTTATCGTATAGGTAGCAGTAGAAATGTTGAAATGGTTTTGAAAAAGGCTCTTGACCGGGAGAAACAGAACCGAGTGTCTTTAGTGCTGACTGCGTTAGATGGTGGCACCCCGCAGCTTTCTGGTACGATTCAAATTGTCGTAACTGTACTGGACGCAAACGATAATTCACCCGTGTGCTCGCAAACTGAGTATAAGGctaatgtaaaagaaaattcatTGAAGGGTGCTGTACTAACAACAGTGAGCGCATCCGATGCAGATGAAGGCTCACATGGTCGCATACGATATTCTATTTCTAATGCTCCAAAGGGGGCATTAGAGTTGTTCGAAATAGACGAAAAAGATGGAGTGTTTAAATTAGTGGGGAAATTGGATTATGAGAAATTTCGACATTATGATATAGATGTTCAAGCATCAGATGAGGGTGGTAATGCAGATGTATGTAAAGTTGTTATAGAGGTGCTAGACACAAATGATAATCCACCAGCTATTAATATTATGTCAACGTCATCCAGTATATTTGAAGACGTTAAACCAGGCACTGTTCTGACGATGATGAACGTCCAGGATCCAGattcaaatgaaaatggaaaagtcCACTGCATTATAGATGatcatgttcattttaaaatccgGCCAACATCAAATAATGTCTTTACTTTAGTAACAGAAGGTGAATTAGACAGAGAGAGCGCCTCcgaatataatatcacagtgACCTGCTCTGATGAGGGAGTGCCCTCCCTCTCCAGCAGCGTCACTCTCACCTTACAGATCtcagatgtgaatgacaacGCACCTGTCTTTGAGAGGAGCTCATATGAGGCCTACAttgtagaaaacaacacaccagGACTCTCTATATTCACAGTGAAAGCCAGAGACGCTGACTGGAACCAGAATGCCCGTGTTTCTTACATACTGGAGGACTCCTCTGTTAACGGAGTGCCAGTCTCCTCATATGTGTCTGTTAGTGCTGATAGTGGAGTCATCCACGCAGTGCGCTCTTTTGACTATGAGCAGATCAAAGATTTCAAGTTCCATGTTAAAGCTCAGGATGGTGGCTCTCTTCCACTTAGTAGCAACGTAACAGTGAAAATAatgatccaggaccagaacgACAACCCTCCTCAGGTTCTGTATCCAGTCCAGACTGGTGGCTCTCTGGTGGCTGAGATGGTTCCTCGTTCAGCAGATGTGGGCTATCTGGTGACTAAAGTGGTGGCTGTTGATGTGGACTCTGGACAGAATGCCTGGCTCTCCTATAAACTACAGAAAGCCTCAGACAGGGCGCTGTTTGAAGTGGGTTTACAGAATGGAGAAATCAGAACTATCCGCCAAGTGACTGATAAAgatgctgtgaaacaaagactgactgtTATAGTGGAGGACAATGGGCAGCCCTCTCGTTCAGCTACAGTCATTCTTAACGTGGCGGTGGCGGACAGCTTTCCTGAAGTGCTGTCGGAGTTCACTGACTTTCCACACGACAAGGAGTACAATAACAACTTGACTTTTTACTTAGTGTTGGCTCTGGCtgtagtttccttcctcttcatcacgtgTTTAGTCGTTATCATATCAGTGAAGATCTACAGGTGGAGACAATCTCGCATCCTGTATCACTCCAACCTCCCTGTGATTCCATATTATCCACCACGTTACTCAGACACTTTGGGGACAGGGACACTCCAACATGTGTACAATTACGAGGTGTGCAGGACGACTGACTCCAGAAAGAGTGACTGTAAGTTTGGCAGAGCTGGTAGTCAGAACGTGTTGATAATGGACCCCAGTTCGACAGGGACGATGCAGCGGATACAGAATGAGAAGAGCATCCTGGATGAACCAGACTCTCCTCTCGAGGTAAAGGCATATCCACATTTTGTATACCTTACAGTGAAAGTGTTCACTACAGTTGAACAAGAATGTTACAGGGAAAAAAACGCCATGTCTATGttcactttttattcatttttataa
- the LOC125008104 gene encoding protocadherin beta-16-like: MSVRTMRRQVLLFISFLCLSSVTGQVSYSIPEEMPKGSFVGDIAQDLGLDVKRLKTGKARIYTGENAEYIDLNKDRGVLLVKERIDREAICAQTAPCALHFQVILENPMEFYSVTVEVTDVNDNAPIFKRGEMKFRISESAVKGTVFVLEPAIDLDVDVNSLQSYVLKPTDNFLLKLQNQADGSKMVEMVLQKPLDRETQDHLSLVLTAVDGGEPQLSGVVQININVLDSNDNAPVFSQKIYKSTLRENSPAGTAVITVSASDLDEGSNGKISYAILNSDDASEMFHINGETGEVKLIGNTDFEKKRQYQIHIQASDDGGLTDSSKVIVEILDTNDNIPAINVMSKSSIVTEDIQPGTVVTIVNIQDPDSGENGKVLCDINKNIPFSVSSTSNNFFSILTESGLDREKASEYNITVTCSDEGVPSLSSSVTLTLQISDVNDNAPVFERSSYEAYIVENNTPGLSIFTVKARDADWNQNARVSYLLEDSSVNGVPVSSYVSVSADSGVIHAVRSFDYEQIKDFQFHVKAQDGGSPPLSSNVTVKIVIQDQNDNPPQVLYPVQTGGSLVAEMVPRSADVGYLVTKVVAVDVDSGQNAWLSYKLQKTTDRALFEVGLQNGEIRTIRQVTDKDAVKQRLTVIVEDNGQPSRSATVILNVAVADSFPEVLSEFTDFPHDKEYNDNLTFYLVLALAVVSFLFITCLVVIISVKIYRWRQSRILYHSNLPVIPYYPPRYSDTLGTGTLQHVYNYEVCRTTDSRKSDCKFGRAGSQNVLIMDPSSTGTMQRMQTEKSILDEPDSPLEVRLM, from the coding sequence ATGTCGGTCAGAACAATGAGACGCCAAGTGCTGCTTTTTATCTCGTTTCTCTGTTTGAGTTCGGTCACCGGGCAGGTCAGTTACTCCATCCCCGAGGAGATGCCAAAAGGCTCTTTCGTAGGGGATATTGCTCAAGATTTGGGATTGGAtgtgaaaagattaaaaacGGGAAAGGCTCGAATTTACACTGGAGAGAACGCAGAATACATCGacttaaataaagacagaggagTCCTCCTCGTCAAAGAAAGAATCGACAGAGAGGCTATCTGTGCACAGACTGCGCCCTGTGCTTTGCATTTCCAGGTTATTTTAGAGAATCCGATGGAATTTTACAGCGTTACCGTTGAAGTCACCGATGTTAATGACAACGCCCCGATTTTTAAAAGAGGCGAAATGAAATTCAGAATAAGCGAGTCTGCTGTTAAAGGAACTGTATTTGTCCTCGAACCGGCAATAGATCTGGATGTCGATGTGAATAGCCTTCAAAGTTATGTGTTAAAACCAACTGATAACTTTCTTCTGAAGCTGCAAAATCAAGCAGATGGAAGCAAGATGGTGGAGATGGTTTTGCAAAAACCTTTAGATCGAGAAACACAGGATCATTTGTCTCTTGTTTTGACTGCAGTGGACGGCGGTGAGCCGCAGCTCTCCGGGGTGGTTCAGATAAATATCAATGTGCTTGATAGTAATGACAATGCTCCAGTTTTTTCACAGAAAATCTATAAGTCCACCTTAAGAGAAAATTCACCGGCAGGAACGGCAGTGATTACAGTGAGCGCCTCTGATTTAGATGAGGGATCTAATGGAAAGATATCCTATGCAATACTGAACTCTGACGATGCgtcagaaatgtttcatatAAACGGAGAAACTGGCGAAGTTAAATTGATCGGTAATACTGACTTTGAAAAGAAACGACAATATCAAATACACATCCAGGCTAGTGATGACGGAGGACTAACCGATTCTAGTAAAGTTATAGTGGAAATACTTGATACGAATGACAACATACCGGCCATTAATGTCATGTCAAAATCCAGTATAGTCACAGAGGACATTCAGCCGGGCACTGTTGTGACAATTGTAAATATTCAAGATCCAGACTCGGGTGAGAATGGAAAAGTACTATGTGATATTAACAAGAATATtccattttcagtttcttcCACGTCAAATAATTTCTTCAGTATATTAACAGAAAGTGGTTTAGACAGAGAAAAAGCTTCcgaatataatatcacagtgACCTGCTCTGATGAGGGAGTGCCCTCCCTCTCAAGTAGCGTCACTCTCACCTTACAGATCtcagatgtgaatgacaacGCACCTGTCTTTGAGAGGAGCTCATATGAGGCCTACAttgtagaaaacaacacaccagGACTCTCTATATTCACAGTGAAAGCCAGAGACGCTGACTGGAACCAGAATGCCCGTGTTTCTTACTTACTGGAGGACTCCTCTGTTAATGGAGTGCCAGTCTCCTCATATGTGTCCGTTAGTGCTGATAGTGGAGTCATCCACGCAGTGCGATCTTTTGACTACGAGCAGATCAAAGATTTTCAGTTCCACGTTAAAGCTCAGGATGGaggctctcctccactcagtAGCAACGTAACAGTGAAAATCgtgatccaggaccagaacgACAACCCTCCTCAGGTTCTGTATCCAGTCCAGACTGGTGGCTCTCTGGTGGCTGAGATGGTTCCTCGTTCAGCAGATGTGGGCTATCTGGTGACTAAAGTGGTGGCTGTTGATGTGGACTCTGGACAGAATGCCTGGCTCTCCTATAAACTAcagaaaaccacagacaggGCACTGTTTGAAGTGGGCTTACAGAATGGAGAAATCAGAACTATCCGCCAAGTGACTGATAAAgatgctgtgaaacaaagactgactgtTATAGTGGAGGACAACGGGCAGCCCTCTCGTTCAGCTACAGTCATTCTTAACGTGGCGGTGGCGGACAGCTTCCCTGAAGTGCTGTCGGAGTTCACTGACTTTCCCCACGACAAGGAGTACAATGACAACCTGACTTTTTACTTAGTGTTGGCTCTGGCtgtagtttccttcctcttcatcacgtgTTTAGTGGTTATCATATCAGTGAAGATCTACAGGTGGAGACAGTCTCGCATCCTGTATCACTCCAACCTCCCTGTGATTCCATATTATCCACCACGTTACTCAGACACTTTGGGGACAGGGACTCTCCAGCACGTGTACAATTACGAGGTGTGCAGGACGACTGACTCCAGAAAGAGTGACTGTAAGTTCGGCAGAGCTGGTAGTCAGAACGTGTTGATAATGGACCCCAGTTCTACAGGAACGATGCAACGGATGCAGACTGAGAAGAGTATCCTGGATGAACCAGACTCTCCTTTAGAGGTGAGACTAATGTAA